One genomic window of Roseateles sp. DAIF2 includes the following:
- a CDS encoding cytochrome c biogenesis protein ResB: MRFAIALLTVICIASVIGTVVKQREPLNNYVNQFGPFWSELFGRLDLYTVYSAWWFLLILAFLVISTSLCIARNTPKIIADLKSYKENIREKSLQAFHHKAIGQLPVPPEQAMAQVSALLDAEGWKARAQIREKGTMVAARKGAANKIGYLAAHGAIVLICLGGLLDGDLFVRALMWAQGKSVYQGGGLVSEVRPEHRLSTSNPSFRGNLMVPEGGRAATAILSMPDGVVLQELPFDVELKKFIVEYYSTGMPKLFASEVTIRDHASGKTSAATIKVNEPLIHEGIAIYQSSFDDGGSKLKLRAVPLASAAPAFEIEGVVGGSTSLSNGDEKLALEFSGLRVINVENMGGAGPEGGTDVRKVDLIDSVQAHLGSGAKTKTEKALQNVGPSFSYKLRDAAGQAREYNNYMLPVDLDGQKVFLAGVRDTPAETFRYLRIPVDAQGEMQGWLQLRQALADPGLRERAARRYAEAATPNDKPQMTPQLQATAQRALALFSGAEGVKPGDKTVGGLPALSNFIEREVPEAERGRVSEVLLRILNGSLFELYKLVHQQAGRPLPEPGPATQTFMTQAVLALSDSMFYPAPVILQLADFTQIQASVFQVARAPGQKLVYLGAVLLIIGVFAMLYIKERRLWIWLEPIHNGGTRVRMALSCTRASPDTDSEFAHLSQAVLKDDQQATAS, from the coding sequence ATGCGCTTCGCGATCGCGCTGCTGACGGTGATCTGCATCGCCTCGGTGATCGGCACGGTGGTCAAGCAGCGCGAGCCGCTGAACAACTATGTGAATCAATTCGGCCCCTTCTGGTCCGAGCTGTTCGGCCGGCTGGACCTCTACACGGTCTACAGCGCCTGGTGGTTCCTGCTGATCCTGGCCTTCCTGGTGATCTCGACCAGTCTGTGCATCGCACGCAACACGCCGAAGATCATCGCGGACCTGAAGAGCTACAAGGAAAACATCCGCGAGAAGTCGCTGCAGGCCTTCCACCACAAGGCGATCGGCCAGCTGCCGGTGCCGCCCGAGCAGGCTATGGCCCAGGTCTCGGCCCTGCTGGATGCCGAGGGCTGGAAGGCCAGGGCGCAGATCCGCGAGAAGGGCACGATGGTGGCGGCGCGCAAGGGCGCGGCCAACAAGATCGGCTACCTGGCCGCGCATGGCGCGATCGTGCTGATCTGCCTGGGTGGCCTGCTGGACGGCGACCTGTTCGTGCGCGCGCTGATGTGGGCCCAGGGCAAGAGCGTCTACCAGGGCGGTGGCCTGGTCAGCGAGGTGCGGCCCGAGCACCGGCTCTCAACCTCGAATCCGAGCTTCCGCGGCAATCTGATGGTGCCCGAGGGCGGCCGCGCCGCCACCGCGATCCTGTCGATGCCGGACGGCGTCGTGCTGCAGGAGCTGCCCTTCGACGTGGAGCTGAAGAAGTTCATCGTCGAGTACTACTCGACCGGCATGCCCAAGCTGTTCGCCAGCGAGGTGACGATCCGCGACCATGCCAGCGGCAAGACCAGCGCGGCGACGATCAAGGTCAACGAACCGCTGATCCATGAGGGCATCGCGATCTACCAGAGCAGCTTCGACGACGGCGGCTCCAAGCTGAAGCTGCGCGCGGTGCCGCTGGCTAGCGCCGCGCCGGCCTTCGAGATCGAGGGCGTGGTCGGCGGCTCGACCTCGCTGTCCAACGGCGACGAGAAGCTGGCGCTGGAGTTCAGCGGCCTGCGCGTGATCAACGTCGAGAACATGGGCGGCGCCGGCCCCGAGGGCGGCACCGATGTGCGCAAGGTGGACCTGATCGACTCGGTCCAGGCCCATCTGGGCAGCGGCGCCAAGACCAAGACCGAGAAGGCGCTGCAGAACGTCGGCCCCTCCTTCAGCTACAAGCTGCGCGACGCCGCCGGCCAGGCGCGCGAGTACAACAACTACATGCTGCCGGTCGACCTGGACGGCCAGAAGGTCTTCCTGGCCGGCGTGCGCGACACCCCTGCCGAGACCTTCCGCTACCTGCGCATCCCGGTCGACGCGCAGGGCGAAATGCAGGGCTGGCTGCAGCTGCGCCAGGCCCTGGCTGACCCGGGCTTGCGCGAGCGCGCCGCGCGCCGCTACGCCGAGGCCGCGACGCCGAACGACAAGCCGCAGATGACGCCGCAGCTGCAGGCCACCGCGCAGCGCGCGCTGGCGCTGTTCTCCGGCGCCGAGGGCGTGAAGCCGGGCGACAAGACGGTCGGCGGCCTGCCGGCGCTGTCCAACTTCATCGAGCGCGAGGTGCCCGAGGCCGAACGCGGCCGGGTCTCCGAGGTGCTGCTGCGCATCCTGAACGGCAGCCTGTTCGAGCTCTACAAGCTGGTCCATCAGCAGGCCGGCCGGCCCCTGCCCGAGCCCGGCCCGGCCACCCAGACCTTCATGACCCAGGCCGTGCTGGCCCTGTCGGACAGCATGTTCTACCCGGCACCGGTGATCCTGCAGCTGGCCGATTTCACGCAGATCCAGGCCAGCGTGTTCCAGGTGGCGCGCGCGCCGGGCCAGAAGCTGGTCTACCTGGGCGCGGTGTTGCTGATCATCGGCGTGTTCGCGATGCTCTACATCAAGGAGCGCCGGCTTTGGATCTGGCTCGAGCCGATCCACAATGGCGGCACGCGGGTGCGCATGGCCCTGTCATGCACCCGCGCCTCGCCCGATACCGACAGCGAGTTCGCACACCTGTCCCAGGCCGTGCTGAAGGACGATCAGCAAGCAACAGCATCATGA
- the ccsB gene encoding c-type cytochrome biogenesis protein CcsB encodes MNTATASITLGRRGYFAQRDWQDWTFALLVLAGGAFAFARYGASMDGYEKGILACSMPALVALGWFWKPLRILCVLVGATSLLAIGLYTQNTDAFGADLAAAERVFLLKYLLSSQSAILWMSLLFFMSTLFYWGGFFSKSGAGADSAAEHIGTRLAWGAVFMALVGTMVRWFESHQIAADIGHIPVSNLYEVFVLFAWMTALMYLYYEQRFKTRALGAYVMLVISAAVVFLLWYTVAREAHEIQPLVPALQSWWMKIHVPANFVGYGTFAMAAMVALAYLLKTASQRALLVGLIGVPLGLIALILAVRFGAAGLNAETIAGLDGWARKMGGVLAFFAVCVALRDKLTARLPALPLLDDLMYKAIALGFAFFTIATILGAFWAAEAWGGYWSWDPKETWALIVWLNYAAWLHMRLMKGLRGQVASWWALVGLVVTTFAFLGVNMFLSGLHSYGTL; translated from the coding sequence ATGAACACCGCCACCGCAAGCATCACCCTCGGCCGCCGCGGCTATTTCGCCCAGCGCGACTGGCAGGACTGGACCTTCGCCCTGCTGGTTCTCGCCGGCGGCGCCTTCGCCTTCGCCCGCTACGGCGCCTCGATGGACGGCTACGAGAAGGGCATCCTCGCCTGCTCGATGCCGGCCCTGGTGGCGCTGGGCTGGTTCTGGAAGCCGCTGCGCATCCTCTGCGTGCTGGTCGGCGCGACCAGCCTGCTGGCGATCGGCCTCTACACCCAGAACACCGACGCCTTCGGCGCCGACCTGGCCGCGGCCGAGCGGGTATTCCTGCTGAAATACCTGCTGTCCAGCCAGAGCGCGATCCTGTGGATGAGCCTGCTGTTCTTCATGAGCACCCTGTTCTACTGGGGCGGATTCTTCAGCAAGAGCGGGGCCGGCGCCGACAGCGCGGCCGAGCATATCGGCACCCGCCTGGCCTGGGGCGCCGTGTTCATGGCCCTGGTCGGCACCATGGTGCGCTGGTTCGAGAGCCACCAGATCGCGGCGGACATCGGCCATATCCCGGTCAGCAACCTCTACGAGGTGTTCGTGCTGTTCGCCTGGATGACCGCGCTGATGTATCTCTACTACGAGCAGCGCTTCAAGACCCGCGCCCTGGGCGCCTATGTGATGCTGGTGATCAGCGCCGCGGTGGTATTCCTGCTCTGGTACACGGTGGCGCGCGAGGCGCATGAGATTCAGCCGCTGGTGCCGGCGCTGCAGAGCTGGTGGATGAAGATCCATGTGCCGGCCAACTTCGTCGGCTACGGCACCTTTGCGATGGCCGCGATGGTGGCCCTGGCCTATCTGCTGAAGACCGCCAGCCAGCGCGCGCTGCTGGTGGGCCTGATCGGCGTGCCGCTGGGCCTGATCGCGCTGATCCTGGCGGTGCGCTTCGGCGCCGCCGGCCTGAACGCCGAGACCATCGCCGGCCTGGATGGCTGGGCCCGCAAGATGGGCGGCGTGCTGGCATTCTTCGCCGTCTGCGTCGCGCTGCGCGACAAGCTGACCGCGCGGCTGCCGGCGCTGCCGCTGCTGGACGACCTGATGTACAAGGCGATCGCGCTGGGCTTCGCCTTCTTCACGATCGCCACCATCCTGGGCGCCTTCTGGGCCGCCGAGGCCTGGGGCGGCTACTGGAGCTGGGACCCGAAGGAGACCTGGGCCCTGATCGTCTGGCTCAACTACGCGGCCTGGCTGCACATGCGCCTGATGAAGGGCCTGCGCGGCCAGGTGGCCTCCTGGTGGGCCCTGGTCGGCCTGGTGGTCACCACCTTCGCTTTCCTGGGCGTCAATATGTTCCTCTCGGGGCTGCATTCCTACGGGACGCTCTGA
- the msrP gene encoding protein-methionine-sulfoxide reductase catalytic subunit MsrP codes for MFLHPDRYGRIASSEITPRALYEGRRDWLKLMAGGALAGLGLESARAALPSVKSALPGALTMEKPTARQDATSYNNFYEFGTDKADPAQRAHTLKTRPWTVAIEGEVAKPGVYDLDALLKLAPMEERIYRLRCVEGWSMVIPWIGYSLAELIKKVEPTSKAKFVEFTTLADKAQMPGLRSGVLAWPYVEGLRLDEAMHPLTLLGFGMYGDVLPNQNGAPVRLVVPWKYGFKSAKSIVKIRFVEKQPTSSWTKAAQQEYGFYSNVNPRVDHPRWSQASERRIGEDGLFAKKRPTLMFNGYEAQVGQLYTGMDLKANY; via the coding sequence ATGTTCCTCCACCCCGACCGCTACGGACGCATCGCGTCCTCCGAGATCACCCCGCGCGCCCTCTACGAGGGCCGACGCGACTGGCTGAAACTAATGGCCGGCGGCGCGCTGGCCGGCCTGGGCCTGGAGTCGGCACGGGCCGCCCTGCCCAGCGTCAAGAGCGCGCTGCCTGGCGCGCTGACGATGGAAAAACCCACCGCGCGCCAGGACGCCACCAGCTACAACAACTTCTACGAATTCGGCACCGACAAGGCCGACCCGGCCCAGCGCGCCCACACGCTGAAGACCCGTCCCTGGACGGTGGCGATCGAGGGCGAGGTGGCCAAGCCCGGCGTCTATGACCTCGATGCGCTGCTGAAGCTGGCACCGATGGAGGAACGCATCTACCGGCTGCGCTGCGTCGAGGGCTGGTCGATGGTGATCCCCTGGATCGGCTATTCGCTGGCCGAGCTGATCAAGAAGGTGGAGCCGACGTCGAAGGCCAAGTTCGTCGAGTTCACCACGCTGGCCGACAAGGCGCAGATGCCGGGCCTGCGCTCCGGCGTGCTGGCCTGGCCCTATGTCGAGGGCCTGCGCCTGGACGAGGCGATGCACCCGCTGACCCTGCTGGGCTTCGGCATGTATGGCGATGTGCTGCCGAACCAGAACGGCGCGCCGGTGCGCCTGGTCGTGCCCTGGAAATACGGCTTCAAGTCGGCCAAGTCCATCGTCAAGATCCGCTTCGTCGAGAAGCAACCGACCTCCAGCTGGACCAAGGCCGCGCAGCAGGAATACGGCTTCTACTCGAACGTGAACCCCAGGGTCGACCACCCGCGCTGGAGCCAGGCCTCCGAGCGCCGCATCGGCGAGGACGGCCTGTTCGCGAAGAAGCGTCCCACGCTGATGTTCAATGGCTACGAGGCCCAGGTCGGCCAGCTCTACACCGGCATGGACCTGAAAGCGAACTACTGA
- a CDS encoding response regulator: MSTADVPDHVLIVDDDREIRELLSTYLAKQGLRATTVPSGRHMRAALEEAGPFDLIILDLMLPGEDGLALCRDLRAGKHKAMPILMLTARDEEADRILGLEMGADDYLTKPFAARELLARVRSVLRRTRMLPPNMRSDSSNGEGAPQMLGFGDWQVDTAARHLIDAQGVMVSLSGAEYRLLRVFLDHPQKVLSRDQLLGLTQGREAELFERSIDLLVSRLRQRLRDDAREPRYIKTVRSEGYVLSAAVRAVG, translated from the coding sequence ATGAGCACCGCCGATGTCCCCGACCATGTCCTCATCGTCGACGACGACCGCGAGATCCGCGAGCTGCTGAGCACCTATCTGGCCAAGCAGGGCCTGCGCGCCACCACGGTGCCCAGCGGCCGGCATATGCGGGCCGCGCTGGAGGAGGCCGGCCCCTTCGACCTGATCATCCTGGACCTGATGCTGCCCGGCGAGGACGGCCTGGCGCTGTGCCGCGACCTGCGCGCCGGCAAGCACAAGGCCATGCCCATCCTGATGCTGACCGCCCGCGACGAGGAGGCGGACCGCATCCTGGGCCTGGAGATGGGCGCGGACGACTATCTGACCAAGCCTTTTGCCGCGCGCGAGCTGCTGGCGCGCGTGCGATCGGTATTGCGCCGCACCCGCATGCTGCCGCCGAACATGCGCAGCGACAGCAGCAATGGCGAAGGAGCCCCGCAGATGCTGGGCTTCGGCGACTGGCAGGTCGACACCGCGGCGCGCCACCTGATCGACGCGCAGGGCGTGATGGTCTCGCTCAGCGGCGCCGAGTACCGGCTGCTGCGCGTCTTCCTCGACCATCCGCAGAAGGTGCTGAGCCGCGACCAGCTGTTGGGCCTGACCCAGGGCCGCGAGGCCGAGCTGTTCGAGCGCTCGATCGACCTGCTCGTCAGCCGCCTGCGCCAGCGCCTGCGCGACGATGCGCGCGAGCCGCGCTACATCAAGACGGTGCGCAGCGAGGGCTATGTGCTGTCGGCGGCGGTGAGGGCGGTGGGGTGA
- a CDS encoding thioredoxin family protein produces the protein MPTLLLLAYLGGLLTLMSPCILPVLPFVFARAGRPFRAHGLPLLAGMVLAFGAAASLAALGGSWVASLHQGGRQLALGLLALFGLALLWPRLASWLGQPFAALGARLEAAANAAPLLLGLATGLLWAPCAGPILGLLLGGAALQGASLGSALPFLAYAAGAASALALARLLGGRLSARLTRASLRASEVLRRTSGLAVLAGVAAIAAGLDTGVLARLSLGSGGSAVALEQALLDRLTPSRLDEPAGLVAMRNADNATAPLAALAGASGWLNSPPLGPQQLRGKVVLVDFWTYSCINCLRTLPHLRAWAEKYREAGLLVLGVHTPEFAFEQREANVARAVRDLGIDFPVALDNNYAIWRAFGNRYWPAFYFVDAQGRIRHHQFGEGGYEAAERMLQQLLAEAGRAAPAGLVRPQGQGTQAAAGAGPALSGEVYLGHARAAGGFATPGGLWPDQDRPYPAAPALRLHQWALSGGPWRVEAERALLRGPNGRIALRFHARDLHLVLGPGEDGRPLRFRVRLDGRPPGPDHGSDIDAQGLGRADAQRLYQLVRQGNSRERLFEIEFLDPGAQVYAFTFG, from the coding sequence ATGCCCACCCTGCTGCTCCTCGCCTATCTGGGCGGCCTGCTGACCCTCATGAGCCCCTGCATCCTGCCGGTGCTGCCCTTCGTTTTCGCCCGGGCCGGCCGGCCCTTCCGCGCGCATGGCCTGCCGCTGCTGGCCGGCATGGTGCTGGCCTTCGGCGCCGCGGCCTCGCTGGCCGCCCTGGGCGGGAGCTGGGTCGCCTCGCTGCATCAGGGCGGGCGCCAGCTCGCGCTGGGCCTGCTGGCGCTGTTCGGGCTCGCCCTGCTGTGGCCGCGCCTGGCCAGCTGGCTTGGCCAACCCTTCGCGGCCCTGGGCGCGCGGCTCGAGGCCGCGGCCAACGCAGCGCCGCTGCTGCTGGGCCTGGCCACCGGCCTGCTGTGGGCGCCCTGCGCGGGGCCCATCCTCGGCCTGCTGCTGGGCGGCGCCGCGCTGCAGGGCGCGAGCCTCGGCAGCGCGCTGCCGTTCCTGGCCTATGCCGCCGGCGCGGCCAGTGCGCTGGCGCTCGCCCGGCTGCTGGGCGGCCGGCTCTCCGCCCGGCTGACGCGGGCCTCGCTGCGCGCCTCCGAGGTGCTGCGCCGCACCAGCGGCCTGGCGGTGCTGGCCGGCGTGGCGGCGATCGCCGCGGGGCTGGACACCGGAGTGCTGGCGCGCCTCTCGCTTGGGAGCGGCGGCAGCGCCGTCGCGCTCGAGCAGGCGCTGCTGGACCGGCTGACGCCGAGCAGACTGGACGAACCCGCCGGCCTCGTCGCGATGCGCAACGCGGACAACGCCACCGCGCCGCTGGCCGCGCTGGCCGGCGCGAGCGGCTGGCTCAACAGCCCGCCGCTGGGCCCGCAGCAGCTGCGTGGCAAGGTGGTGCTGGTGGACTTCTGGACCTATTCCTGCATCAACTGCCTGCGCACCCTGCCCCATCTGCGCGCCTGGGCCGAGAAGTACCGCGAGGCCGGCCTGCTGGTGCTGGGCGTGCACACGCCCGAGTTCGCCTTCGAGCAGCGCGAGGCGAATGTGGCGCGCGCGGTGCGGGACCTGGGCATCGACTTCCCGGTCGCGCTGGACAACAACTACGCGATCTGGCGCGCCTTCGGGAACCGCTACTGGCCGGCGTTCTACTTTGTCGACGCGCAGGGCCGCATCCGCCACCATCAGTTCGGCGAGGGCGGCTACGAGGCCGCCGAGCGCATGCTCCAGCAGCTGCTGGCCGAGGCCGGCCGGGCCGCGCCGGCGGGGCTGGTGCGGCCGCAGGGCCAGGGCACCCAGGCAGCGGCCGGCGCCGGCCCCGCGCTGTCCGGCGAGGTCTATCTGGGCCATGCGCGCGCCGCGGGCGGCTTCGCCACGCCCGGCGGGCTGTGGCCGGACCAGGACCGGCCCTACCCGGCCGCACCGGCCCTGCGCCTGCACCAATGGGCGCTGAGCGGCGGACCCTGGCGGGTGGAGGCCGAGCGCGCGCTGCTGCGCGGCCCGAACGGGCGTATCGCGCTGCGCTTTCATGCGCGCGACCTGCACCTGGTGCTGGGCCCGGGCGAGGACGGCCGGCCGCTGCGCTTTCGGGTGCGGCTGGACGGCCGCCCGCCGGGCCCGGACCATGGCAGCGACATCGACGCCCAGGGCCTGGGTCGGGCCGATGCGCAGCGCCTGTACCAGCTGGTGCGCCAGGGCAACAGCCGCGAGCGCCTGTTCGAGATCGAATTTCTGGATCCTGGCGCCCAGGTCTATGCCTTCACCTTCGGCTGA
- a CDS encoding ATP-binding protein, which translates to MSSLAPFATAIPLPRRLVPRSLFARVTLLIVVGLAIAQGLTFAAIQYERGQALRQLMMAGIERDIASSVALLDRLPAAERGAWLARLERRNYRFELGARAAGSTDIEAAALPFVRAIAEAVQPFEVLRSTQPPGSADRLQIELRLSDASPLLVHARRVGMPLPGWVPWLLLTQLLVLAACAWIAVRIVTRPLAQLAAAADGLGPDLKARALAEDGPTEVADAARAFNAMQRRIASYMDERVEILAAISHDLQTPITRMRLRTELMEPGEERRKLGQDLDAMQALVREGVTYARTLHGAAEPPCPTDLDALLESIVADYEDAGQPVRLDGRAGRPLVTRPQALRRILANLLDNALKFGGDGEVAMLVRPDAAGHLVLAVLDRGPGIPADQLEAVLKPFYRLEGSRNRGTGGTGLGLAIAQQLAVAMGARLELRPREGGGLEARLTLAVGGAPPEG; encoded by the coding sequence ATGTCCAGCCTCGCCCCCTTTGCAACCGCCATCCCCCTGCCGCGCCGGCTGGTGCCGCGCAGCCTGTTCGCGCGGGTCACCCTGCTGATCGTCGTCGGCCTGGCGATCGCGCAGGGCCTGACCTTCGCGGCGATCCAGTACGAGCGCGGCCAGGCGTTGCGCCAGCTGATGATGGCCGGCATCGAGCGCGACATCGCCAGCTCGGTCGCCCTGCTCGACCGCCTGCCCGCCGCCGAACGCGGCGCCTGGCTGGCCCGGCTGGAGCGGCGCAACTACCGCTTCGAGCTCGGCGCCCGCGCCGCCGGCTCGACCGACATCGAGGCGGCGGCGCTGCCCTTCGTGCGCGCCATCGCCGAGGCGGTCCAGCCCTTCGAGGTGCTGCGCAGCACCCAGCCGCCGGGCAGCGCGGACCGGCTGCAGATCGAGCTGCGGCTGAGCGATGCCAGCCCGCTGCTGGTGCATGCGCGGCGGGTCGGCATGCCGCTGCCGGGCTGGGTGCCCTGGCTGCTGCTGACGCAGCTGCTGGTGCTGGCCGCCTGCGCCTGGATCGCGGTGCGCATCGTGACGCGCCCGCTGGCCCAGTTGGCCGCCGCGGCCGATGGCCTGGGGCCGGACCTGAAGGCCCGCGCGCTCGCCGAGGACGGCCCGACCGAGGTGGCCGACGCCGCGCGCGCCTTCAACGCGATGCAACGCCGCATCGCCAGCTATATGGACGAGCGGGTCGAGATCCTGGCCGCGATCTCGCACGACCTGCAGACGCCGATCACCCGCATGCGCCTGCGCACCGAGCTGATGGAGCCGGGCGAGGAGCGCCGCAAGCTGGGCCAGGACCTGGACGCGATGCAGGCCCTGGTGCGCGAAGGCGTCACCTATGCCCGCACTCTGCATGGCGCCGCCGAGCCGCCCTGCCCCACCGATCTCGACGCGCTGCTGGAAAGCATCGTGGCCGACTACGAGGACGCGGGCCAGCCGGTGCGGCTCGACGGCCGCGCCGGCCGCCCCCTGGTGACGCGGCCGCAGGCGCTGCGCCGCATCCTGGCCAACCTGCTGGACAACGCGCTGAAATTCGGCGGCGACGGCGAGGTGGCGATGCTGGTGCGGCCGGACGCGGCCGGCCATCTGGTGCTGGCGGTGCTGGACCGCGGGCCGGGCATCCCGGCCGATCAGCTGGAGGCCGTGCTCAAGCCCTTCTACCGCCTGGAGGGCTCGCGCAACCGCGGCACCGGCGGCACCGGCCTGGGCCTGGCGATCGCGCAGCAGCTGGCGGTGGCGATGGGCGCGCGGCTGGAACTGCGCCCCCGCGAGGGCGGCGGCCTGGAGGCGCGCCTGACCCTGGCGGTCGGTGGCGCCCCGCCCGAGGGCTGA
- a CDS encoding GNAT family N-acetyltransferase: protein MAKSLECVEVTTHLASSLWPQEALPGSPQLQPRMTSPAFNSTQVSAAALAWTYGWAISRHTQAPVQHAGYLQVSVGKPEQLTRYVLPRLDRELLHRLVSTEAAPGTWLKICAPLEQVAPLLSEPWQIHDPEFLMMADLAADAVPDIEGYRVHTEAVGALVIAKLVDDRTGELAASGQAALDGLFATFDQIVTAETHRRKGLGRCVMAALSKGALDLGAKQGVLVATQAGAALYTALGWSLVAPVTAASLPVARTDA from the coding sequence ATGGCCAAGAGCTTGGAATGTGTCGAAGTGACGACCCACCTTGCATCGAGCCTGTGGCCTCAAGAAGCCTTGCCGGGCTCACCTCAACTCCAGCCTCGAATGACCTCCCCTGCTTTTAACTCAACCCAGGTATCCGCCGCCGCTCTCGCCTGGACCTACGGCTGGGCCATCTCCCGCCACACCCAGGCCCCGGTGCAGCACGCCGGCTACCTGCAGGTGTCCGTCGGCAAGCCCGAGCAACTGACGCGCTATGTCCTGCCGCGGCTGGATCGCGAGCTGCTGCACAGACTTGTCTCCACCGAGGCCGCTCCCGGCACCTGGCTGAAGATCTGCGCGCCTCTCGAGCAGGTGGCGCCGCTGCTCTCGGAGCCATGGCAGATCCATGACCCGGAATTCCTGATGATGGCCGACTTGGCTGCTGATGCGGTGCCGGACATCGAGGGCTACCGCGTGCACACCGAGGCGGTGGGCGCGCTCGTGATCGCCAAGCTCGTTGACGACAGGACGGGGGAGCTCGCGGCCAGCGGCCAGGCCGCCCTCGATGGCTTGTTCGCGACCTTCGATCAGATCGTGACGGCCGAAACCCACCGACGAAAGGGCCTGGGCCGCTGCGTGATGGCAGCGCTGTCCAAGGGCGCGCTCGATCTCGGTGCGAAGCAGGGCGTGCTGGTGGCGACGCAGGCCGGTGCCGCGCTGTACACGGCGCTCGGCTGGTCCCTGGTCGCGCCGGTCACGGCCGCGTCGCTGCCTGTGGCGCGAACCGACGCCTAA